In the Negativicutes bacterium genome, one interval contains:
- a CDS encoding PDZ domain-containing protein, translating to MKWLRQNKGYLIILAVLLTLEIAFFYYPLDYIVYYDGLATNLAPYITVSDGDTDDTGGFYMLSVYTAQANGAIWLRAQFDHNLDLKAKGAVIPAGMTVEEYDEQMLKNMSESQKKAVLVALQKAGRSVSVSGGGVEIADFTPACTLREQLQIGDVIMGFNGKRIILNEDLQRALLQVQVNDSVELQLLRQGNSLTLPVKVGQDAGGAAKLGIYLSQVAWDLSYDGEISFSDQNIGGGSAGLMMTLEIINRCLPEDLTRGHQIAGTGTIRLDGSIGAIEGVKQKLHAAEKAGAGYFLVPQENYEAARSLAATITVIPVQTLDDALQFLAGLNPAP from the coding sequence GTGAAATGGCTGCGGCAGAATAAAGGCTATCTGATTATATTGGCGGTCTTATTGACGCTGGAAATCGCTTTCTTTTACTATCCCTTGGATTATATTGTCTATTATGATGGGCTGGCTACCAATTTGGCGCCCTATATCACTGTTTCTGACGGTGACACGGACGATACCGGCGGCTTTTATATGCTGAGTGTCTATACAGCACAGGCCAACGGCGCAATTTGGCTGCGGGCTCAGTTTGATCATAATTTGGATTTAAAAGCCAAAGGCGCCGTGATACCGGCCGGCATGACGGTTGAAGAGTATGATGAGCAAATGCTGAAAAATATGTCGGAAAGCCAAAAAAAGGCGGTTCTGGTCGCTTTGCAAAAAGCAGGCAGAAGCGTCAGCGTCAGCGGCGGCGGTGTGGAGATTGCCGATTTTACACCGGCCTGCACCCTCAGGGAGCAGCTGCAAATCGGTGATGTCATTATGGGTTTTAATGGGAAAAGGATCATTCTGAATGAGGATCTGCAGCGCGCCTTATTGCAGGTGCAGGTCAATGACAGCGTGGAATTGCAATTGCTGCGGCAAGGCAACAGCCTGACTCTGCCGGTCAAGGTAGGGCAGGATGCCGGCGGGGCGGCAAAGCTGGGCATCTATCTCAGCCAAGTCGCCTGGGATTTGAGCTATGACGGAGAAATCAGCTTTTCCGATCAGAACATCGGCGGCGGCTCGGCCGGTTTGATGATGACGCTGGAAATCATCAATCGTTGTCTGCCGGAAGATCTGACGCGAGGGCATCAAATCGCCGGTACCGGCACGATCCGCCTGGACGGCAGCATTGGCGCCATCGAAGGTGTCAAGCAAAAACTGCATGCCGCCGAAAAAGCAGGTGCCGGGTATTTTTTGGTACCGCAGGAGAATTATGAGGCGGCACGCAGTTTGGCTGCCACGATTACCGTGATTCCGGTGCAAACGCTGGACGATGCGCTGCAATTTCTGGCCGGCCTGAACCCGGCTCCGTAA